Proteins encoded in a region of the Planococcus citri chromosome 1, ihPlaCitr1.1, whole genome shotgun sequence genome:
- the LOC135831118 gene encoding ral GTPase-activating protein subunit beta isoform X1 — MNLEVFNRVNWKESYHSSGRYKNKNTFGGMYSKWTSLTNKLYSRNCCENLEDQSVLSKFSSGIGKQVTIPIVRQLASNLGITQSAEPSKLTTEKDVFWCMEIISYGLTLPLTEHDTVRDCVHVYCEWLSALYPTPKISVPLPISRDPNFFARKIIAHLLNLFMPRNGEVWAFIYLDIGSDVINKQAVLCHRVLRTLQQVTQDSKNIENDTWQTLLLFLLTINDALLAPPTIKDDVGDQLCERVLSVLLEIWLLACVKCYPSPPLWKTLREMAINWRHRTALIEQWNRINLILTSKILEIMYGLSFPQLKIGGDEDIQATVNNMCEETVAQTWFRVLHSIGNPVDLCHSNIISQTPQFLQYAITNDNASEHPCLSVLPLNFYKAIKGIAVLVDAFLGVPVSIQWEDYNSFYQSTTSLSNSSSNIQGAPFPINVSSGVGEINLPTPPSRRRLAKSLSVTSSKTQQKPFLGLSSSKVTSTATSSNVALNLTSQPISSSSASSLNYISHFNAGSRNSLSPLRPKCNSILHLFGEWLFEASYNLEFSRFAATNVSATPTAGPNRSGNWTTVADSGSISSGSISSFLLRKGSSSQPNSLTTDSSDPDTAATSQASSLMPSVFHSFCDKFICGRAEAVGTLCRIFCSKKTGEEILPIYLSRFYMIIQQSLRMKEFGECDEVMASVMLNSADIFGLDLDGSLLLVPYFIEALEIVLPDRNLRFKTNSGTSNEPSSLVMPSSTNAAVNTSSAVPSAVPSAPTTNALTSAIVTATATATVTAPISATFSASDSINHETSISSSHAEGISHDVHGNEHEYGSVSSAHVSTTGGNIGLSGNTTVTSINPTVNASIIGGTAGNMNVPATSIPMTTNTNNVSANSAFLPPSSLITTTSVPLVELRKACIHLLLSLLPLPLHFQNLPIREFGNTAYRIYSVSGSGITFGLLKPRLVNLLISALQVENDSCNAHLLLGGLLFIIHDSALYEQANISSTSHNDHTSESGANLLISDSAHSLFVRAMYLVCHRLISSWKADLNISLAALEFLTGLSKLKIKDVDILECKRAVKWLCDYIVYQCWRPPQAHSKDLHSSIVAAFQCAAHWLISHPLLLKDKECLGILLEVVELGISGTKSQAKPSEPIRMKDEKELKPVSMRVRDAAEALLTVILEQVGCIDISIYNYLEEKNERMWVFQADFGVHSISCLLNEAILMKQCTLASAVSSASDTVDISFDQAISKFHYFLFENNVMIALLQEPLGNDQDPQPTITLLIRNSFGRHAWTLQLRHLPRYKSTAKQYYNSLGSTTGRPISMAETTLVPDVHQRYFPDSINKIEAYKADKSIPTLENVEGDLNDDKLESLIEQQYNFEKDTSSAKELFEERNPPSTCYEFFTARMFLCHLGLLSKFRANNKEIESGSLIALDNRKEGFAQALKNLDTITRRTCDTCHVFYVKAGQKRHLDILENSMSRTNVSQNFVEMLYSLGWPVKVNQHNGWTGHVATSYNMLCENEVIRDMKRDKNETKPKDIETEDGTCLYDGIERILYWADSVSEIAFVVPSLRLQSFPFHGVGNWYERSVSIGNESSSDKTSHTHVNAPLDKRAVSLDASSSDSKAQNVSSGTFSKKKTNLVSNVMLVWLESFEDHANFPISELLPYTSTGMEGNYKVDVLRDCYIIFLHALQNGLLKVKLQGPESRINIATPLVDGMIISRRTAGQLVRQTVLNICKRRRLDCDSYQLPHVRRRLKLQEIKSKYECKMNPPELLTYLLSHC, encoded by the exons ATGAATTTGGAAGTATTCAACAGAGTCAACTGGAAG GAATCTTATCACTCAAGTGGACGTTACaagaataaaaatacattcGGCGGAATGTATTCAAAATGGACATCATTGACGAATAAACTATACAGCAGAAATTGCTGCGAAAATCTCGAAGATCAAAGTGTTTTGAGCAAGTTTTCATCCGGCATTGGAAAACAAGTTACTATACCCATTGTTCGACAACTCGCTTCAAATCTAGGAATCACTCAATCCGCAGAACCTAGTAAATTAACCACCGAAAAAGATGTATTTTGGTGTATGGAA ATCATATCTTACGGATTGACGCTACCTTTAACCGAACACGATACAGTTCGAGATTGCGTACATGTTTATTGCGAATGGTTATCTGCTCTGTATCCAACACCGAAAATCAGTGTTCCACTTCCCATCAGCAGAGATCCGAATTTTTTCGCTAGAAAAATAATCGCTCATTTGCTCAATCTTTTCATGCCCAGGAATGGAGAAG tctggGCTTTTATATACTTGGATATCG gCAGCGACGTTATCAATAAACAAGCAGTTCTGTGTCACCGAGTGCTTCGTACTTTACAGCAAGTAACACAAGAttcgaaaaatatcgaaaatgatACGTGGCAAACGTTACTTCTGTTTTTATTGACGATTAACGATGCTTTGCTCGCTCCACCAACTATTAAAG atgATGTCGGAGATCAATTATGCGAACGTGTTCTTAGCGTATTACTGGAAATTTGGTTATTAGCTTGCGTAAAATGTTATCCGTCTCCACCTCTTTGGAAAACTCTACGTGAAATGGCCATCAATTGGAGGCATCGAACTGCTTTGATCGAACAATGGAATCGTATCAATTTGATTTTGACttctaaaattcttgaaattatgTACGGTCTTTCATTTCCTcaattgaaaatag GAGGCGATGAAGATATCCAAGCGACTGTTAACAACATGTGTGAAGAAACCGTAGCTCAAACGTGGTTTCGTGTTCTACATTCCATTGGAAATCCCGTCGATTTAtgtcattccaatattattagTCAAACTCCTCAATTTCTACAATATGCCATCACCAATGATAATGCTTCCGAACATCCTTGTCTTTCCGTCCTTCcgttaaatttttataaagctATAAAAGGAATCGCTGTGCTGGTTGATGCATTTTTAG GTGTACCGGTTTCCATTCAGTGGGAGGATTATAACTCATTTTATCAATCTACAACGAGTTTGAGTAATTCGTCATCGAACATACAGGGGGCACCTTTCCCTATCAATGTTTCCAGTGGAGTTGGAGAAATCAATTTACCAACACCTCCTTCGAGACGTCGGCTGGCTAAAAGTTTAAGTGTAActtcatcaaaaa CGCAACAAAAACCATTCTTGGGATTATCGAGTTCAAAAGTCACGAGTACCGCAACTTCGTCGAATGTCGCTTTAAATTTAACCTCGCAACCTATTTCATCTTCTTCGGCGTCTAGTttaaatt ATATATCTCATTTCAACGCTGGAAGTAGAAATTCGTTATCTCCTCTCCGTCCAAAATGCAACAGTATTTTACATTTATTTGGCGAATGGTTATTCGAAGCTTCGTACAATTTAGAATTTTCTCGTTTCGCAGCAACAAATGTCTCAG CTACCCCAACTGCTGGACCGAACAGAAGTGGGAACTGGACCACCGTTGCAGATTCTGGAAGTATCAGTAGTGGGAGTATTTCTTCGTTTTTGCTGCGAAAAGGAAGTTCTTCGCAACCGAATTCCCTTACTACTGATTCGAGTGATCCTGATACCGCAGCTACCTCGCAAGCATCCTCTCTGATGCCATCAGTATTTCATTCCTTTTGTGATAAATTTATTTGCGGAAGAGCCGAAGCGGTCGGTACATTGTGCCGGATATTTTGTTCGAAGAAAACTGGCGAAgaaattttacctatttatttgtcGAGATTTTATATGATTATTCAACAAAGTTTACGGATGaaagaa TTCGGAGAATGCGACGAAGTAATGGCTAGTGTAATGTTGAATTCGGCGGATATTTTTGGACTCGATCTCGATGGCAGTTTACTCCTAGTGCCTTATTTCATCGAAGCTTTAGAAATAGTATTACCTGATAGAAATTTACGATTCAA AACAAATTCAGGAACCTCCAACGAACCATCATCTCTGGTTATGCCCTCATCGACAAACGCTGCAGTTAATACCTCTTCTGCAGTACCTTCCGCGGTACCATCAGCACCAACAACCAATGCTCTAACGAGTGCTATAGTCACTGCCACTGCTACAGCCACGGTTACAGCTCCAATTTCCGCTACGTTTTCCGCTTCTGATAGTATAAATCACGAAACATCTATTTCTTCATCTCATGCCGAAGGCATCAGTCACGATGTACATGGAAACGAGCACGAATACGGTTCAGTTTCCTCGGCACACGTCAGCACAACCGGTGGTAATATTGGATTATCTGGTAATACGACGGTTACATCGATAAATCCGACAGTAAACGCTTCCATCATTGGTGGCACTGCTGGTAATATGAACGTTCCTGCGACAAGTATACCTATGACAACGAATACCAATAACGTTTCGGCCAATTCAGCTTTTTTGCCCCCTTCTTCTTTGATCACAACTACCTCAGTTCCTCTGGTTGAATTACGAAAAGCTTGCATTCATTTATTACTTTCGTTACTTCCTTTACCGCTTCACTTTCAA AATCTGCCAATTCGAGAATTTGGTAATACGGCTTATCGAATTTATAGCGTGAGTGGTAGCGGTATCACTTTTGGTTTATTGAAACCGAGATTAGTTAATTTGCTAATCAGCgctttacaagttgaaaatgataGTTGTAATGCACATCTATTGTTAG GCGGTTTATTGTTCATTATTCATGACTCGGCCTTATACGAACAGGCAAATATTTCGAGTACATCTCATAACGACCACACATCAGAGTCTGGTGCTAATTTATTGATTTCTG ATTCTGCTCATTCCCTGTTTGTTCGAGCTATGTATCTGGTTTGCCATCGTCTAATTTCGTCGTGGAAGGCAGATTTGAACATTTCACTCGCAGCTCTGGAATTTTTAACCGGACtttctaaattaaaaatcaaagacGTTGACATTTTAGAATGTAAACGAGCTGTCAAATGGTTATGTGATTACATCGTGTATCAATGTTGGCGTCCGCCTCAAGCACATTCCAAAGATCTACATTCCAGTATAGTAGCCGCATTTCAGTGCGCCGCTCATTGGCTAATTTCGCATCCTTTATTATTAAAAGATAAGGAATGTTTAGGTATTTTATTGGAAGTCGTGGAATTAGGAATCTCAGGAACTAAATCTCAG GCTAAGCCGAGTGAACCTATTCgtatgaaagatgaaaaagaatTGAAACCGGTGTCGATGAGGGTCAGAGATGCTGCTGAAGCTTTGTTAACTGTTATTTTAGAACAGGTGGGTTGTAttgatatttcaatttacaattatttagaggaaaaaaatgaacgaatgtgGGTTTTTCAGGCTGATTTTGGAGTACATTCGATATCGTGTTTATTGAACGAAGCCATACTAATGAAACAATGTACATTGGCGTCAGCAGTATCATCGGCCAGTGATACGGTCGATATTTCGTTCGATCAAGCGATAtctaaatttcattattttcttttcgaaaataaCGTAATGATCGCTTTACTGCAAGAGCCTCTCGGTAATGATCAAG ATCCTCAGCCTACAATAACATTGTTAATAAGAAATTCGTTTGGTCGACACGCGTGGACTTTGCAATTGAGACATTTACCTCGATACAAGTCGACGGCGAAACAGTATTATAATTCTTTGGGAAGTACGACTGGTAGACCTATTTCGATGGCTGAAACTACATTAGTTCCTGATGTTCATCAGCGTTACTTTCCCGATTCCATTAATAAGATAGAAGCGTACAAAGC GGATAAATCAATTCCAACGTTGGAAAACGTAGAAGGTGATTTAAATGATGATAAGCTGGAATCCCTTATAGAACAAcagtacaattttgaaaaagataccAGTTCAGCCAAAGAATTATTCGAAGAACGAAATCCTCCTTCTACGTGTTACGAATTCTTCACCGCTCGCATGTTCCTTTGTCATCTCggattactttcaaaatttcgtgcGAATAATAAAGAA aTTGAAAGCGGTTCTTTAATCGCTCTGGATAATCGTAAAGAAGGTTTTGCccaagctttgaaaaatttggacaccATAACTCGACGAACTTGCGACACATGTCACGTTTTTTATGTGAAAGCTGGCCAAAAACGTCATcttgatattttggaaaattcg atGTCACGAACCAACGTTTcgcaaaattttgttgaaatgctGTATTCGTTAGGATGGCCCGTTAAAGTAAACCAGCATAATGGTTGGACAGGTCATGTAGCCACAAGTTATAACATGCTGT GTGAAAATGAGGTGATTCGAGATATGAAACGAGATAAAAACGAAACTAAACCAAAAGATATTGAAACAGAAGATGGCACATGCCTATACGATGGAATTGAACGTATTCTATATTGGGCCGATTCGGTATCCGAGATTGCTTTTGTGGTTCCTAGTTTGCGTTTACAATCATTTCCTTTCCACGGTGTTG GAAATTGGTACGAAAGAAGTGTTAGCATCGGTAACGAGAGCTCGAGCGATAAAACTTCCCATACGCATGTTAACGCTCCACTAGATAAAAGAGCCGTTTCATTAGACGCATCTTCTTCCGATTCTAAAGCTCAGAATGTCTCCAGTGGAACATTTTCCaagaagaaaacaaatttgGTATCCAATGTTATGTTGGTGTGGCTCGAAAGTTTCGAAGATCACGCAAATTTCCCTATTA GCGAATTATTACCTTACACAAGCACTGGTATGGAAGGTAACTACAAAGTCGATGTTTTACGCGACtgttacattatttttttacacgcGTTGCAAAATGGATTATTAAAAGTGAAGTTGCAAGGTCCAGAAagcag AATCAATATCGCTACTCCGTTGGTCGATGGTATGATAATAAGCAGACGAACTGCCGGTCAGTTGGTTAGACAGACGGTTTTGAACATATGTAAACGACGAAGACTTGATTGTGATAG TTACCAGTTACCTCATGTGCGTAGAAGATTGAAGTTACAAGAAATCAAAAGCAAGTACGAATGTAAAATGAACCCACCTGAATTATTGACCTATTTACTGTCGCATTGTTAA
- the LOC135831118 gene encoding ral GTPase-activating protein subunit beta isoform X3, whose amino-acid sequence MNLEVFNRVNWKESYHSSGRYKNKNTFGGMYSKWTSLTNKLYSRNCCENLEDQSVLSKFSSGIGKQVTIPIVRQLASNLGITQSAEPSKLTTEKDVFWCMEIISYGLTLPLTEHDTVRDCVHVYCEWLSALYPTPKISVPLPISRDPNFFARKIIAHLLNLFMPRNGEVWAFIYLDIGSDVINKQAVLCHRVLRTLQQVTQDSKNIENDTWQTLLLFLLTINDALLAPPTIKDDVGDQLCERVLSVLLEIWLLACVKCYPSPPLWKTLREMAINWRHRTALIEQWNRINLILTSKILEIMYGLSFPQLKIGGDEDIQATVNNMCEETVAQTWFRVLHSIGNPVDLCHSNIISQTPQFLQYAITNDNASEHPCLSVLPLNFYKAIKGIAVLVDAFLGVPVSIQWEDYNSFYQSTTSLSNSSSNIQGAPFPINVSSGVGEINLPTPPSRRRLAKSLSVTSSKTQQKPFLGLSSSKVTSTATSSNVALNLTSQPISSSSASSLNYISHFNAGSRNSLSPLRPKCNSILHLFGEWLFEASYNLEFSRFAATNVSATPTAGPNRSGNWTTVADSGSISSGSISSFLLRKGSSSQPNSLTTDSSDPDTAATSQASSLMPSVFHSFCDKFICGRAEAVGTLCRIFCSKKTGEEILPIYLSRFYMIIQQSLRMKEFGECDEVMASVMLNSADIFGLDLDGSLLLVPYFIEALEIVLPDRNLRFKTNSGTSNEPSSLVMPSSTNAAVNTSSAVPSAVPSAPTTNALTSAIVTATATATVTAPISATFSASDSINHETSISSSHAEGISHDVHGNEHEYGSVSSAHVSTTGGNIGLSGNTTVTSINPTVNASIIGGTAGNMNVPATSIPMTTNTNNVSANSAFLPPSSLITTTSVPLVELRKACIHLLLSLLPLPLHFQNLPIREFGNTAYRIYSVSGSGITFGLLKPRLVNLLISALQVENDSCNAHLLLGGLLFIIHDSALYEQANISSTSHNDHTSESGANLLISDSAHSLFVRAMYLVCHRLISSWKADLNISLAALEFLTGLSKLKIKDVDILECKRAVKWLCDYIVYQCWRPPQAHSKDLHSSIVAAFQCAAHWLISHPLLLKDKECLGILLEVVELGISGTKSQAKPSEPIRMKDEKELKPVSMRVRDAAEALLTVILEQADFGVHSISCLLNEAILMKQCTLASAVSSASDTVDISFDQAISKFHYFLFENNVMIALLQEPLGNDQDPQPTITLLIRNSFGRHAWTLQLRHLPRYKSTAKQYYNSLGSTTGRPISMAETTLVPDVHQRYFPDSINKIEAYKADKSIPTLENVEGDLNDDKLESLIEQQYNFEKDTSSAKELFEERNPPSTCYEFFTARMFLCHLGLLSKFRANNKEIESGSLIALDNRKEGFAQALKNLDTITRRTCDTCHVFYVKAGQKRHLDILENSMSRTNVSQNFVEMLYSLGWPVKVNQHNGWTGHVATSYNMLCENEVIRDMKRDKNETKPKDIETEDGTCLYDGIERILYWADSVSEIAFVVPSLRLQSFPFHGVGNWYERSVSIGNESSSDKTSHTHVNAPLDKRAVSLDASSSDSKAQNVSSGTFSKKKTNLVSNVMLVWLESFEDHANFPISELLPYTSTGMEGNYKVDVLRDCYIIFLHALQNGLLKVKLQGPESRINIATPLVDGMIISRRTAGQLVRQTVLNICKRRRLDCDSYQLPHVRRRLKLQEIKSKYECKMNPPELLTYLLSHC is encoded by the exons ATGAATTTGGAAGTATTCAACAGAGTCAACTGGAAG GAATCTTATCACTCAAGTGGACGTTACaagaataaaaatacattcGGCGGAATGTATTCAAAATGGACATCATTGACGAATAAACTATACAGCAGAAATTGCTGCGAAAATCTCGAAGATCAAAGTGTTTTGAGCAAGTTTTCATCCGGCATTGGAAAACAAGTTACTATACCCATTGTTCGACAACTCGCTTCAAATCTAGGAATCACTCAATCCGCAGAACCTAGTAAATTAACCACCGAAAAAGATGTATTTTGGTGTATGGAA ATCATATCTTACGGATTGACGCTACCTTTAACCGAACACGATACAGTTCGAGATTGCGTACATGTTTATTGCGAATGGTTATCTGCTCTGTATCCAACACCGAAAATCAGTGTTCCACTTCCCATCAGCAGAGATCCGAATTTTTTCGCTAGAAAAATAATCGCTCATTTGCTCAATCTTTTCATGCCCAGGAATGGAGAAG tctggGCTTTTATATACTTGGATATCG gCAGCGACGTTATCAATAAACAAGCAGTTCTGTGTCACCGAGTGCTTCGTACTTTACAGCAAGTAACACAAGAttcgaaaaatatcgaaaatgatACGTGGCAAACGTTACTTCTGTTTTTATTGACGATTAACGATGCTTTGCTCGCTCCACCAACTATTAAAG atgATGTCGGAGATCAATTATGCGAACGTGTTCTTAGCGTATTACTGGAAATTTGGTTATTAGCTTGCGTAAAATGTTATCCGTCTCCACCTCTTTGGAAAACTCTACGTGAAATGGCCATCAATTGGAGGCATCGAACTGCTTTGATCGAACAATGGAATCGTATCAATTTGATTTTGACttctaaaattcttgaaattatgTACGGTCTTTCATTTCCTcaattgaaaatag GAGGCGATGAAGATATCCAAGCGACTGTTAACAACATGTGTGAAGAAACCGTAGCTCAAACGTGGTTTCGTGTTCTACATTCCATTGGAAATCCCGTCGATTTAtgtcattccaatattattagTCAAACTCCTCAATTTCTACAATATGCCATCACCAATGATAATGCTTCCGAACATCCTTGTCTTTCCGTCCTTCcgttaaatttttataaagctATAAAAGGAATCGCTGTGCTGGTTGATGCATTTTTAG GTGTACCGGTTTCCATTCAGTGGGAGGATTATAACTCATTTTATCAATCTACAACGAGTTTGAGTAATTCGTCATCGAACATACAGGGGGCACCTTTCCCTATCAATGTTTCCAGTGGAGTTGGAGAAATCAATTTACCAACACCTCCTTCGAGACGTCGGCTGGCTAAAAGTTTAAGTGTAActtcatcaaaaa CGCAACAAAAACCATTCTTGGGATTATCGAGTTCAAAAGTCACGAGTACCGCAACTTCGTCGAATGTCGCTTTAAATTTAACCTCGCAACCTATTTCATCTTCTTCGGCGTCTAGTttaaatt ATATATCTCATTTCAACGCTGGAAGTAGAAATTCGTTATCTCCTCTCCGTCCAAAATGCAACAGTATTTTACATTTATTTGGCGAATGGTTATTCGAAGCTTCGTACAATTTAGAATTTTCTCGTTTCGCAGCAACAAATGTCTCAG CTACCCCAACTGCTGGACCGAACAGAAGTGGGAACTGGACCACCGTTGCAGATTCTGGAAGTATCAGTAGTGGGAGTATTTCTTCGTTTTTGCTGCGAAAAGGAAGTTCTTCGCAACCGAATTCCCTTACTACTGATTCGAGTGATCCTGATACCGCAGCTACCTCGCAAGCATCCTCTCTGATGCCATCAGTATTTCATTCCTTTTGTGATAAATTTATTTGCGGAAGAGCCGAAGCGGTCGGTACATTGTGCCGGATATTTTGTTCGAAGAAAACTGGCGAAgaaattttacctatttatttgtcGAGATTTTATATGATTATTCAACAAAGTTTACGGATGaaagaa TTCGGAGAATGCGACGAAGTAATGGCTAGTGTAATGTTGAATTCGGCGGATATTTTTGGACTCGATCTCGATGGCAGTTTACTCCTAGTGCCTTATTTCATCGAAGCTTTAGAAATAGTATTACCTGATAGAAATTTACGATTCAA AACAAATTCAGGAACCTCCAACGAACCATCATCTCTGGTTATGCCCTCATCGACAAACGCTGCAGTTAATACCTCTTCTGCAGTACCTTCCGCGGTACCATCAGCACCAACAACCAATGCTCTAACGAGTGCTATAGTCACTGCCACTGCTACAGCCACGGTTACAGCTCCAATTTCCGCTACGTTTTCCGCTTCTGATAGTATAAATCACGAAACATCTATTTCTTCATCTCATGCCGAAGGCATCAGTCACGATGTACATGGAAACGAGCACGAATACGGTTCAGTTTCCTCGGCACACGTCAGCACAACCGGTGGTAATATTGGATTATCTGGTAATACGACGGTTACATCGATAAATCCGACAGTAAACGCTTCCATCATTGGTGGCACTGCTGGTAATATGAACGTTCCTGCGACAAGTATACCTATGACAACGAATACCAATAACGTTTCGGCCAATTCAGCTTTTTTGCCCCCTTCTTCTTTGATCACAACTACCTCAGTTCCTCTGGTTGAATTACGAAAAGCTTGCATTCATTTATTACTTTCGTTACTTCCTTTACCGCTTCACTTTCAA AATCTGCCAATTCGAGAATTTGGTAATACGGCTTATCGAATTTATAGCGTGAGTGGTAGCGGTATCACTTTTGGTTTATTGAAACCGAGATTAGTTAATTTGCTAATCAGCgctttacaagttgaaaatgataGTTGTAATGCACATCTATTGTTAG GCGGTTTATTGTTCATTATTCATGACTCGGCCTTATACGAACAGGCAAATATTTCGAGTACATCTCATAACGACCACACATCAGAGTCTGGTGCTAATTTATTGATTTCTG ATTCTGCTCATTCCCTGTTTGTTCGAGCTATGTATCTGGTTTGCCATCGTCTAATTTCGTCGTGGAAGGCAGATTTGAACATTTCACTCGCAGCTCTGGAATTTTTAACCGGACtttctaaattaaaaatcaaagacGTTGACATTTTAGAATGTAAACGAGCTGTCAAATGGTTATGTGATTACATCGTGTATCAATGTTGGCGTCCGCCTCAAGCACATTCCAAAGATCTACATTCCAGTATAGTAGCCGCATTTCAGTGCGCCGCTCATTGGCTAATTTCGCATCCTTTATTATTAAAAGATAAGGAATGTTTAGGTATTTTATTGGAAGTCGTGGAATTAGGAATCTCAGGAACTAAATCTCAG GCTAAGCCGAGTGAACCTATTCgtatgaaagatgaaaaagaatTGAAACCGGTGTCGATGAGGGTCAGAGATGCTGCTGAAGCTTTGTTAACTGTTATTTTAGAACAG GCTGATTTTGGAGTACATTCGATATCGTGTTTATTGAACGAAGCCATACTAATGAAACAATGTACATTGGCGTCAGCAGTATCATCGGCCAGTGATACGGTCGATATTTCGTTCGATCAAGCGATAtctaaatttcattattttcttttcgaaaataaCGTAATGATCGCTTTACTGCAAGAGCCTCTCGGTAATGATCAAG ATCCTCAGCCTACAATAACATTGTTAATAAGAAATTCGTTTGGTCGACACGCGTGGACTTTGCAATTGAGACATTTACCTCGATACAAGTCGACGGCGAAACAGTATTATAATTCTTTGGGAAGTACGACTGGTAGACCTATTTCGATGGCTGAAACTACATTAGTTCCTGATGTTCATCAGCGTTACTTTCCCGATTCCATTAATAAGATAGAAGCGTACAAAGC GGATAAATCAATTCCAACGTTGGAAAACGTAGAAGGTGATTTAAATGATGATAAGCTGGAATCCCTTATAGAACAAcagtacaattttgaaaaagataccAGTTCAGCCAAAGAATTATTCGAAGAACGAAATCCTCCTTCTACGTGTTACGAATTCTTCACCGCTCGCATGTTCCTTTGTCATCTCggattactttcaaaatttcgtgcGAATAATAAAGAA aTTGAAAGCGGTTCTTTAATCGCTCTGGATAATCGTAAAGAAGGTTTTGCccaagctttgaaaaatttggacaccATAACTCGACGAACTTGCGACACATGTCACGTTTTTTATGTGAAAGCTGGCCAAAAACGTCATcttgatattttggaaaattcg atGTCACGAACCAACGTTTcgcaaaattttgttgaaatgctGTATTCGTTAGGATGGCCCGTTAAAGTAAACCAGCATAATGGTTGGACAGGTCATGTAGCCACAAGTTATAACATGCTGT GTGAAAATGAGGTGATTCGAGATATGAAACGAGATAAAAACGAAACTAAACCAAAAGATATTGAAACAGAAGATGGCACATGCCTATACGATGGAATTGAACGTATTCTATATTGGGCCGATTCGGTATCCGAGATTGCTTTTGTGGTTCCTAGTTTGCGTTTACAATCATTTCCTTTCCACGGTGTTG GAAATTGGTACGAAAGAAGTGTTAGCATCGGTAACGAGAGCTCGAGCGATAAAACTTCCCATACGCATGTTAACGCTCCACTAGATAAAAGAGCCGTTTCATTAGACGCATCTTCTTCCGATTCTAAAGCTCAGAATGTCTCCAGTGGAACATTTTCCaagaagaaaacaaatttgGTATCCAATGTTATGTTGGTGTGGCTCGAAAGTTTCGAAGATCACGCAAATTTCCCTATTA GCGAATTATTACCTTACACAAGCACTGGTATGGAAGGTAACTACAAAGTCGATGTTTTACGCGACtgttacattatttttttacacgcGTTGCAAAATGGATTATTAAAAGTGAAGTTGCAAGGTCCAGAAagcag AATCAATATCGCTACTCCGTTGGTCGATGGTATGATAATAAGCAGACGAACTGCCGGTCAGTTGGTTAGACAGACGGTTTTGAACATATGTAAACGACGAAGACTTGATTGTGATAG TTACCAGTTACCTCATGTGCGTAGAAGATTGAAGTTACAAGAAATCAAAAGCAAGTACGAATGTAAAATGAACCCACCTGAATTATTGACCTATTTACTGTCGCATTGTTAA